A single window of Ananas comosus cultivar F153 linkage group 17, ASM154086v1, whole genome shotgun sequence DNA harbors:
- the LOC109723442 gene encoding UPF0481 protein At3g47200-like has product MCNRIADTDISPETEKRYWSKHSIYRVPSHIKNLNRDAYSPQVVSFGPFHHGEPHLRPMEEHKQRALMHFVKRVKVRFDDLAAAMYEEVQQLQDAYQKLDEVFINEDRFVKLMIVDGCFMLEVMRETAYLAGNYASNDPIFSRHGLLYIFPCIRSDMLIIENQLPLLLLKKLVAVETGQPPNGDRINRLVLEFLATASQPLAAGVGMGLHPLDVFRKSMLLQSPPRCSRPLTDAELASSHIIRPAVELYEAGLRFKKSETQSLRDIQFSHGVLSLPVIMVDDGTEYMFLNLMAFESLHIDAGAEVTCYMYLMTGIINSAKDVSLLNSQGIIRHLIESDKAVAEMFNRLSKDLVLDPESSLDDVHRMVSSYRQKPWRRLRANLVRTYAYFRSPLAAVPLAAASILLFLTIMQTVYTVLSYYQQNNFSSGPPPPSPPSLH; this is encoded by the exons ATGTGCAACCGGATCGCGGACACGGACATATCGCCGGAGACGGAGAAGCGGTACTGGAGCAAGCATTCCATATACAGAGTGCCTTCCCACATCAAAAATCTCAACCGCGACGCATACTCGCCACAGGTCGTGTCCTTCGGCCCGTTCCACCACGGTGAGCCACATCTGCGGCCCATGGAGGAGCACAAGCAGCGGGCGCTGATGCACTTTGTCAAGCGCGTCAAAGTGCGGTTCGATGACCTCGCGGCGGCCATGTACGAGGAGGTGCAGCAGCTGCAGGACGCGTATCAGAAACTGGATGAGGTGTTCATTAACGAGGATCGATTCGTGAAGCTTATGATCGTGGACGGGTGCTTCATGTTGGAGGTGATGCGGGAGACCGCATACCTGGCCGGCAACTACGCGTCCAACGACCCGATATTCAGCAGGCATGGGCTGCTCTACATCTTTCCGTGCATACGGAGCGACATGCTAATTATCGAGAACCAGCTGCCTCTGCTGCTCCTGAAGAAGCTCGTTGCTGTCGAAACCGGACAACCGCCG AATGGGGACCGGATCAACAGGCTGGTGCTCGAATTCCTGGCAACAGCTTCGCAGCCCCTGGCGGCAGGCGTGGGCATGGGCCTGCACCCTCTGGACGTGTTCCGGAAGAGCATGCTCCTCCAAAGCCCACCCCGTTGCTCGCGTCCCCTGACCGATGCCGAGCTGGCCTCAAGCCACATCATCCGGCCAGCCGTGGAGCTTTACGAGGCCGGCCTCCGTTTCAAGAAGAGCGAGACCCAGAGCCTGCGCGACATCCAATTCAGTCACGGCGTGCTCAGCCTGCCGGTCATCATGGTGGATGACGGGACCGAGTACATGTTCCTCAACCTCATGGCCTTCGAGAGCCTCCACATCGACGCCGGCGCCGAGGTCACCTGCTACATGTACCTCATGACCGGCATCATCAATTCCGCCAAGGACGTGAGCCTGCTGAATTCCCAAGGGATCATACGGCATCTCATCGAAAGCGACAAGGCGGTGGCCGAGATGTTCAACAGGCTGTCCAAGGACCTGGTGCTCGACCCGGAGAGCTCGCTCGACGACGTGCACCGCATGGTCAGCAGCTACCGTCAGAAGCCGTGGAGAAGGTTGCGCGCCAACCTTGTCCGTACCTACGCCTACTTCAGGAGCCCCTTGGCAGCTGTTCCCCTCGCCGCTGCCAGCATTCTTCTCTTCCTGACTATCATGCAGACTGTTTACACCGTGCTGTCGTACTACCAACAGAACAACTTTTCttctgggccgccgccgccttctccGCCGTCGCTACATTGA